A stretch of Rhinoderma darwinii isolate aRhiDar2 chromosome 4, aRhiDar2.hap1, whole genome shotgun sequence DNA encodes these proteins:
- the LOC142761397 gene encoding uncharacterized protein LOC142761397, with the protein MWAEESFDCSSSVTSSSDSDLSDISPICYGMNQKYSLGDNFADYRDVAAQRLLARLTSNLQLRIPDKNPPSGDFGKKLGWKIPNTPEPPKRPKKATEKEVTKETGPRYKKYIAAAEKTLEELRNMNNGRNSLQAYPSKPLPKITPVSTVQYNNSYLHQRNQHDEPPAPERKKTSVLPSIGPSSSHHAVQSHKATHNKQPKKMSQSKMTVADALILLEDEDWEKKIRGIDTISSLISVHPEAAVLIIQDLRTAVMKEVTNLRSAVSLAAIKCLDMMFTILQANMDCDLQQTVRVLLHKAGESNTFIREAVDSALTSMVENVSPGL; encoded by the exons ATGTGGGCAGAAGAGTCCTTTGACTGTAGTAGCTCAGTAACATCCAGCTCAGATTCTGACCTCTCAGATATTTCTCCCATCTGTTATGGCATGAATCAGAAGTACAGCCTAGGTGACAACTTTGCTGACTACCGGGATGTGGCGGCTCAGAGACTGCTGGCCAGGTTGACCAGCAATCTTCAATTGAGAATCCCTGACAAAAATCCGCCATCTGGTGACTTTGGAAAAAAACTGGGTTGGAAAATCCCTAACACCCCAGAACCACCTAAAAGGCCCAAAAAAGCCACAGAAAAAGAGGTCACCAAGGAAACTGGCCCAAGATATAAAAAGTATATTGCAGCAGCGGAAAAGACCTTGGAAGAACTCAGGAATATGAACAATGGGAGGAATTCTCTCCAGGCGTATCCATCCAAACCTTTACCAAAAATAACGCCTGTGAGTACGGTGCAGTATAACAATTCCTATTTACATCAACGGAACCAGCATGATGAGCCTCCTGCACCCGAGAGGAAGAAGACATCTGTATTACCATCTATAGGACCATCATCAAGTCATCATGCAGTCCAAAGCCATAAAGCAACGCACAATAAACAACCAAAGAAGATGTCCCAGTCCAAGATGACCGTTGCTGACGCCTTAATCCTGCTGGAAGACGAGGACTGGGAGAAAAAGATTCGAGGCATTGACACCATCTCATCCTTGATATCGGTCCATCCTGAAGCTGCTGTTCTAATAATACAAGACCTGAGGACAGCGGTAATGAAGGAAGTGACCAACCTGAGATCCGCAGTGTCCCTCGCAGCGATCAAGTGCCTGGACATGATGTTCACAATATTGCAGGCGAACATGGACTGCGACCTCCAGCAAACTGTCCGGGTGTTGCTACACAAGGCCGGGGAATCCAACACCTTTATCCGTGAAGCAGTGGACAGCGCTCTGACATCAATGGTGGAAAATGTCAGCCCAG GTCTCTAA